One genomic region from Apodemus sylvaticus chromosome 1, mApoSyl1.1, whole genome shotgun sequence encodes:
- the LOC127678720 gene encoding olfactory receptor 13A1-like — translation MMMLSLNQTEVIEFILEGFSEHPSLRLFLTGCFLSLYTMSLMGNILIIALVTSSTGLHSAMYFFLCNLATMDIVCTSSVIPKTLMGLVSEENTISFKGCMAQLFFLAWSASSELVLLTVMAYDRYVAICFPLHYSSRMSPQPCGALAMGVWFICAVNASVHTGLMTRLSFCGPKVITHFFCEIPPLLLLSCSPTYVNSIMTLVADVFFGGINFILTLLSYGYIIASILRMRSAEGKRKAFSTCSSHLIVVSVYYSSVFCAYVSPASSYSPERNKVTSVLYSVLSPTLNPLIYTLRNKDVKLALGRILASFSH, via the coding sequence ATGATGATGTTGAGTCTCAACCAGACAGAAGTGATAGAGTTTATACTGGAAGGGTTCTCAGAGCACCCTAGTCTAAGACTTTTCCTGACAGGCTGCTTTCTGTCCCTCTACACAATGTCTCTAATGGGCAATATTTTGATCATTGCTTTGGTCACCTCAAGCACTGGGCTCCACAGTGCCATGTACTTTTTCCTTTGTAACCTGGCCACCATGGATATTGTGTGCACCTCCTCTGTGATTCCCAAGACCCTTATGGGCCTAGTATCTGAGGAAAACACCATCTCCTTCAAAGGATGTATGGCCCAGCTCTTCTTCCTTGCATGGTCAGCATCCTCTGAGCTGGTGCTGCTCACagtcatggcctatgaccgctatgtggccatctgctttCCCCTGCACTACAGCTCTAGGATGAGTCCACAGCCCTGTGGAGCCCTGGCCATGGGTGTATGGTTCATCTGTGCAGTGAATGCATCTGTACACACTGGTCTGATGACACGGCTGTCATTCTGTGGACCCAAGGTCATCACCCACTTCTTCTGTGAGATTCCTCCACTCCTCCTGCTCTCCTGTAGTCCCACATATGTGAACAGCATTATGACTCTTGTGGCAGATGTCTTTTTTGGAGGCATCAACTTCATACTAACTCTGTTATCCTATGGCTACATCATTGCCAGCATCCTGCGCATGCGTTCTGCTGAGGGCAAGAGGAAGGCCTTTTCTACCTGCTCATCTCACCTCATCGTGGTCTCTGTGTACTACTCATCTGTGTTCTGTGCCTATGTCAGTCCTGCTTCCAGCTACAGCccagaaagaaacaaagttacCTCAGTGCTGTACTCAGTCCTCAGCCCAACCCTGAACCCCCTCATCTATACACTGAGGAACAAGGATGTCAAGCTTGCCCTGGGCAGAATATTGGCCTCTTTCTCACATTAA